The proteins below are encoded in one region of Streptomyces roseirectus:
- the radA gene encoding DNA repair protein RadA has product MAARTKTTKDRPSYRCTECGWQTAKWLGRCPECQAWGTIEEYGAAPAVRTTAPGRVTTSALPIGQVDGRQATARTTGVPELDRVLGGGLVPGAVVLLAGEPGVGKSTLLLDVAAKSASDEHRTLYVTGEESASQVRLRADRIGALADHLYLAAETDLSAVLGHLDAVKPSLLILDSVQTVASPEIDGAPGGMAQVREVAGALIRASKDRGMSTLLVGHVTKDGAIAGPRLLEHLVDVVLHFEGDRHARLRLVRGVKNRYGATDEVGCFELHDEGITGLADPSGLFLTRRDEPVPGTCLTVTLEGRRPLVAEVQALTVDTQIPSPRRTTSGLETSRVSMMLAVLEQRGRISALGKRDIYSATVGGVRLSEPAADLAIALALASAASDTPLPKNLVAIGEVGLAGEVRRVTGVQRRLAEAHRLGFTHALVPGDPGKIPAGMKVLEVADIGDALRVLPRSRRRQAPQDEGDRR; this is encoded by the coding sequence ATGGCTGCCCGCACGAAGACCACCAAGGACCGTCCCTCCTACCGCTGCACGGAATGCGGCTGGCAGACGGCGAAGTGGCTCGGCCGGTGCCCGGAGTGCCAGGCGTGGGGGACGATCGAGGAGTACGGCGCCGCCCCGGCGGTGCGTACGACGGCCCCGGGCCGGGTGACGACGTCCGCGCTCCCGATCGGCCAGGTGGACGGCAGGCAGGCGACCGCGCGCACGACCGGCGTCCCGGAGCTGGACCGCGTCCTGGGCGGCGGCCTGGTCCCCGGCGCGGTGGTACTGCTGGCGGGCGAGCCCGGCGTGGGCAAGTCGACGCTCCTGCTGGACGTCGCGGCGAAGTCGGCGAGCGACGAGCACCGCACGCTGTACGTGACGGGCGAGGAGTCGGCGAGCCAGGTCCGCCTGCGCGCGGACCGCATCGGCGCCCTGGCGGACCACCTGTACCTCGCGGCGGAGACGGACCTGTCGGCCGTCCTGGGCCACTTGGACGCGGTGAAGCCGTCGCTGCTGATCCTGGACTCGGTGCAGACGGTCGCCTCCCCGGAGATCGACGGCGCCCCCGGCGGCATGGCGCAGGTGCGCGAGGTGGCCGGCGCCCTGATCCGCGCCTCGAAGGACCGCGGCATGTCGACGCTCCTGGTGGGCCACGTCACGAAGGACGGCGCGATCGCGGGCCCGCGCCTGCTGGAGCACCTGGTGGACGTGGTCCTGCACTTCGAGGGCGACCGGCACGCGCGCCTGCGCCTCGTGCGGGGCGTCAAGAACCGCTACGGCGCGACGGACGAGGTCGGCTGCTTCGAGCTGCACGACGAGGGCATCACGGGCCTCGCGGACCCCAGCGGCCTGTTCCTGACCCGCCGTGACGAGCCGGTGCCCGGCACGTGCCTGACGGTCACCTTGGAGGGCCGGCGCCCGCTGGTCGCGGAGGTGCAGGCACTGACCGTGGACACGCAGATCCCGTCGCCGCGCCGGACGACGTCGGGCCTGGAGACGTCCCGGGTGTCGATGATGCTGGCGGTCCTGGAGCAGCGCGGCCGGATCAGCGCGCTGGGCAAGCGGGACATCTACTCGGCGACGGTCGGGGGCGTGCGGCTCTCGGAGCCCGCCGCCGACCTGGCGATCGCGCTGGCGCTGGCGTCGGCCGCGAGCGACACCCCGCTGCCGAAGAACCTGGTGGCGATCGGCGAGGTCGGCCTGGCGGGCGAGGTCCGCCGGGTGACGGGCGTGCAGCGCAGGCTCGCGGAGGCGCACCGCCTGGGCTTCACGCACGCGCTCGTGCCGGGCGACCCGGGCAAGATCCCGGCCGGGATGAAGGTCCTGGAAGTCGCCGACATAGGGGACGCCCTGCGCGTGCTCCCGCGCTCGCGTCGCCGACAGGCCCCCCAGGACGAGGGGGACCGCCGGTAG